GAAAAGTGACTTGCCTGCAAACCCTTTATAATATAATATTTTTGTAAGTGTTTTTATTTATGAAAATACACATAAACCATATAAACATGGATTGTAGAATCGGCTAGAATTATTTTTTTTATTATTGGAGTAGGTGATGAGGGAAGTATTTCAATGTATATTGAGATCTGTATGTAAAAATAATCGATTTTTTAAGGCGCTATCTTTATTATTGGTATTTGTAGTATTTACGATACATACCACTATCCCTAATATTATACCCACTGCTTTTTCATTAACATTAGAAGAGCAGGCTGGCAAAAAGAGGAAAGAAGAGCCTCCAAAGTTTTTCGATGAGTTCAATGAGAAGACTCCAGAGAGGCGGGATTATCAGAGAATACCAATGGAGAAGGATCCAAGGCTGGCATGTTTGCTCTCCTTGGTAATCCCTGGTGGTGGGCATATCTATATGAAAAAGGATATAAAGGGGATAGGTATTTTTATGTCAACCCTTGTGGGGTATTCATTTGCCGGTTATTATCTATATGTTGCTACTGATAGCGATGCCTCCAGCAGTGATAAGAAGTCAAAACTAATCATATCGGGATTATTGTTTGTTTTAGCTGTAATTGTACATATTGTTGGCATTGTTGAGGCTTATAATGATGCTATTGAGATAAATGAGGAGAAGTACTATTTTGGAGTAGAAAAATCCCAGAGTCCATATATAGCTGAGATCATGATTGAATAATATGATCTAAATTGTAACTACATATGTAGTAGCAATTCCATAATCATCAGGGTTATATTTTGGAGGATGTGTCTGTTTTTGGCTTTATCTGAAATATTACTTGACATGATTTATTATAATCGGATTATTTTTGATTAAATAGTCAATGAGGGCCCATAGCTCAGTTGGTTAGAGCGGCTGACTCATAATCAGTAGGTCCAAGGTTCAAGTCCTTGTGGGCCCATGAATGAGGGGAGGAGCATCCTCCCCTTAAATTATAATGAAGGATGAATTATTATGTACGCGATAGTGCAAATAGGCGGAAAGCAATATAAAATTGAAAAGGATATGATGCTTCATGTAGATAAATTAAGAAATCAAAGAGAGGGTAGCATTACCATTGATAAAGTGTTGATGTATGTTGAGGGGGATCAGGTGCTTCTTGGACAACCATATCTGGATAA
This region of Spirochaetota bacterium genomic DNA includes:
- the rplU gene encoding 50S ribosomal protein L21, whose translation is MYAIVQIGGKQYKIEKDMMLHVDKLRNQREGSITIDKVLMYVEGDQVLLGQPYLDNVKVTADVLGVVKGRKVRGIKFKKRKNYTRTLGHRPEYLRLKINEVSAGSE